Proteins encoded by one window of Herpetosiphonaceae bacterium:
- a CDS encoding metallophosphoesterase family protein: protein MLRSLFRRTPDDLTAAPTVAGQPARVPPGVCVYAVGDIHGRADLLEEMHRLIAEDAAALTPGTGKLVVYLGDYVDRGLESRRVVDLLINDPLEEFQAVHLLGNHDAWLLSFLVDPAIGSIWLRYGGDATIHSYGVQFGMPQDDLRFYEQLQAQLRQRIPRSHVDFLQSLELSFESGDYLFVHAGVDPAVPLDQQTADDLLWIREPFLRSRRDLGRVVVHGHTVESEPIVRANRIGIDTGACWTGCLTCLVLEEGVFRFLTTGGHAYARGFGSER, encoded by the coding sequence TTGTTGCGCAGCCTGTTTCGTCGCACGCCGGACGACCTGACGGCCGCGCCGACGGTGGCAGGCCAGCCGGCGCGCGTGCCGCCCGGCGTCTGCGTGTATGCGGTGGGCGACATCCACGGTCGCGCCGATCTGCTCGAGGAGATGCATCGCCTGATCGCCGAGGATGCGGCGGCGCTCACGCCGGGCACCGGTAAGCTGGTCGTGTACCTCGGGGACTACGTCGACCGTGGCCTGGAGAGCCGCCGCGTCGTCGATCTCCTGATCAACGATCCTCTGGAGGAGTTCCAGGCCGTGCATCTGCTCGGCAATCACGATGCCTGGCTGCTCAGTTTTCTGGTCGATCCCGCGATCGGGTCGATCTGGTTGCGCTACGGCGGGGACGCCACGATTCACAGCTATGGCGTGCAGTTCGGCATGCCACAGGACGATCTCCGCTTCTACGAGCAGCTGCAAGCCCAACTGCGCCAACGGATCCCGCGCAGCCACGTGGACTTTCTGCAGAGCCTCGAGCTGAGCTTCGAAAGCGGGGACTATCTGTTCGTGCACGCCGGCGTCGATCCAGCTGTTCCGCTGGATCAGCAGACGGCCGACGATCTACTGTGGATCCGCGAGCCGTTTCTGAGGTCCAGGCGCGATCTGGGACGCGTCGTGGTCCACGGTCACACCGTCGAATCGGAGCCGATCGTCCGGGCCAATCGAATCGGGATCGACACGGGCGCCTGCTGGACCGGTTGCCTGACCTGCCTGGTGCTCGAGGAGGGCGTTTTCCGTTTCCTGACCACGGGCGGACACGCCTACGCTCGTGGCTTCGGCAGCGAGCGATGA